From one Henriciella marina DSM 19595 genomic stretch:
- a CDS encoding acetolactate synthase large subunit, whose product MTGADALVSTLADNGLDACFANPGTSEMHLVTALDRETRIKSVLCLFEGVATGAADGYARIAGKPAMTLLHLGAGYLNGGANIHNAKRAHTPMVNVIGDHSVPHRKYDAPLNSDIMGLAGPNSVWIKSADSVKTTGKLAAEAYAASFGPVSGPVSLILPADSAWEEGGEPGGKAQMPLMRQTSAELIETAKAAIAKAKAPIILINGTALTEKGLAAAARLKAAGLRVITDTFYWKMRRGAGVFAPDRMQYFAEGAMSDLEGADLMLVAGTSLPAAFFAYPGKPSLLVPEGCDTLDLGGADTDSASTLLALADAMGAADIADPMPLRKPDAPTGELNAGSIGASVARHMPENAIVSDDGVSNSLPVFLSTMTAEPHDWMMLTGGAIGQGLPLALGAAVAAPDRKVIALTGDGAGMYTNQALWSMVREGVDVTTIVFVNHTYRILNIELHRTGAGNPGPTAKDMLAIGEPDIDWVSLAQSMGVAATAVTTAEDFDRAFEAAMKNNGPNLIAALVPG is encoded by the coding sequence ATGACGGGCGCGGATGCGCTGGTTTCCACACTGGCGGACAACGGGCTGGATGCCTGTTTCGCCAATCCGGGCACTTCGGAAATGCACCTGGTTACGGCACTCGACCGGGAGACGCGGATCAAGTCCGTGCTTTGCCTCTTTGAAGGGGTCGCAACGGGCGCAGCCGATGGTTATGCGCGGATCGCCGGAAAGCCAGCGATGACGCTGCTGCACCTGGGGGCGGGATACCTCAATGGCGGGGCGAACATCCACAATGCCAAGCGCGCGCATACGCCGATGGTCAACGTGATCGGCGACCATTCCGTGCCGCACCGCAAATATGATGCGCCGCTGAACTCCGACATTATGGGCCTCGCAGGCCCCAATTCGGTGTGGATCAAGTCGGCAGATAGCGTGAAGACGACCGGCAAGCTGGCAGCAGAAGCCTATGCGGCGAGCTTTGGGCCTGTCTCCGGGCCGGTATCGCTTATCCTGCCAGCAGACTCTGCCTGGGAAGAGGGCGGTGAGCCAGGCGGGAAGGCGCAGATGCCGCTGATGCGTCAGACCTCGGCTGAGCTGATTGAGACGGCAAAGGCCGCCATCGCAAAGGCGAAGGCGCCGATCATCCTGATCAATGGCACGGCGCTGACCGAGAAAGGACTGGCTGCGGCTGCTCGCCTCAAGGCGGCGGGTCTCCGGGTCATCACCGATACATTCTACTGGAAGATGCGCCGCGGGGCGGGCGTCTTTGCGCCGGACCGCATGCAGTATTTCGCTGAAGGTGCGATGTCAGATCTTGAAGGTGCGGACCTGATGCTGGTTGCAGGGACAAGCCTGCCAGCGGCTTTCTTCGCCTATCCGGGCAAGCCGAGCCTGCTCGTGCCGGAAGGCTGCGACACGCTGGATCTTGGCGGGGCAGATACAGACAGCGCGTCGACGCTGCTGGCGCTTGCCGATGCGATGGGCGCGGCGGACATCGCCGACCCCATGCCGCTTCGCAAACCGGACGCGCCGACGGGAGAGCTGAACGCCGGATCGATCGGCGCGAGCGTTGCGCGTCATATGCCGGAAAATGCGATCGTGTCAGATGACGGGGTGTCCAACTCGCTGCCGGTCTTCCTGTCGACGATGACGGCAGAGCCGCATGACTGGATGATGCTGACGGGCGGCGCCATCGGACAGGGCCTGCCGCTGGCGCTCGGCGCGGCGGTGGCTGCGCCGGACCGTAAGGTCATTGCGCTGACCGGCGATGGCGCGGGCATGTATACCAATCAGGCACTGTGGAGCATGGTGCGCGAGGGCGTCGACGTGACGACCATCGTCTTTGTGAACCACACCTATCGTATCCTGAATATCGAGCTGCACCGCACCGGCGCTGGCAATCCAGGGCCGACGGCGAAGGACATGCTCGCCATCGGTGAGCCGGATATCGACTGGGTGAGCCTTGCCCAGTCCATGGGCGTCGCGGCGACGGCTGTGACAACGGCGGAAGACTTCGACAGAGCGTTTGAGGCGGCCATGAAGAATAATGGTCCGAACCTGATCGCGGCGCTCGTGCCGGGCTGA
- a CDS encoding feruloyl-CoA synthase, with protein sequence MTSDIPFREIPYLPQKLDVERRSDGSIILRNGQPKRPHPPHMLAPLVYWASARPDQVFLAQRDPDDPAKPGWKTVTYADALSQVRALAQGFLDAGAGPDSPVMILSRNAIEHALVMYAAMWAGSPVVPVTPAYATLSEDFARLKHVDKLTAPAIVYVEDGSEFQRGLQGMGVGDRLVIYRKSAPDVANTISLRDFATKPTSAVDLAYDRLSEETVAKYMLTSGSTGEPKAVINTHGNIASMVKMIRSIWDVERLEKMADGPQVMVSFLPWSHTYGANSILHSMLDWGGTLYIDWGAPTPARLPEMLRNLREVSPTQHTTVPAAWAAIATELEQDRELAKTFFSRIMVMAYGGAALGQDIYERIQKVAVDVTGERISLSAGYGATETSPTISNVHWPSDTMGLLGLPLPGCEMKMVPAGEKMELRVRGEGITQGYLKNPDKTAEAFDEEGFYKLGDAVRFKDPGKPEEGLAFDGRLAEEFKLANGTWVSAGTVRVKVVEAVDGALSDVVVCGLNKDEIALLGFLNEAWCRRKTGRNVGLDELAGDDEVRASVMDGLKTYNRSNPNAAKRVARILLQKDQPKADAGEITEKGYINQGRVQTLRDADVQRLFTAPYDDEIIEIS encoded by the coding sequence ATGACGTCAGACATACCCTTCCGGGAGATTCCGTACCTGCCTCAGAAGCTGGATGTGGAGCGCCGCAGCGATGGCTCGATCATCTTGCGCAATGGTCAGCCCAAACGCCCGCACCCGCCGCATATGCTGGCTCCGCTCGTATACTGGGCGAGCGCGCGGCCCGATCAGGTGTTTCTGGCGCAGCGCGACCCAGACGATCCGGCAAAGCCCGGCTGGAAGACGGTGACCTATGCCGACGCCCTGTCGCAGGTTCGTGCGCTGGCGCAGGGGTTCCTGGATGCAGGCGCCGGGCCGGACAGTCCGGTGATGATCCTGTCGCGCAACGCCATCGAACATGCGCTGGTCATGTACGCGGCCATGTGGGCTGGCAGCCCGGTCGTGCCGGTGACACCCGCCTATGCGACGCTGAGCGAGGATTTCGCCAGGCTCAAACATGTCGACAAGCTGACCGCGCCGGCGATTGTCTATGTCGAGGACGGCAGCGAATTCCAGCGTGGCCTTCAGGGTATGGGCGTGGGCGACCGGCTGGTCATCTATCGCAAGAGCGCGCCCGATGTCGCCAATACGATCTCGCTTCGCGATTTCGCGACGAAGCCAACCAGCGCTGTGGATCTTGCCTATGACCGGCTGAGCGAAGAGACGGTTGCCAAATACATGCTGACTTCGGGCTCAACCGGAGAGCCGAAAGCGGTCATCAACACCCATGGCAATATCGCCTCCATGGTCAAGATGATCCGGTCAATCTGGGACGTGGAGCGGCTGGAGAAGATGGCCGATGGCCCGCAGGTCATGGTGAGCTTCCTCCCGTGGAGCCACACTTATGGCGCCAACTCCATCCTTCATTCCATGCTCGACTGGGGCGGCACGCTTTACATCGACTGGGGCGCGCCGACACCGGCGCGGTTGCCAGAAATGTTGCGCAATTTGCGTGAGGTTTCCCCGACCCAACATACGACCGTTCCCGCCGCATGGGCCGCGATTGCCACCGAGCTGGAGCAGGACCGGGAGCTCGCGAAAACCTTCTTCTCGCGCATCATGGTCATGGCCTATGGCGGTGCAGCGCTCGGCCAGGACATATATGAGCGGATCCAGAAAGTTGCTGTCGATGTGACGGGCGAGCGGATCAGCCTTTCGGCTGGCTATGGCGCAACCGAAACATCGCCGACCATTTCAAACGTGCACTGGCCAAGCGACACGATGGGGCTTCTTGGCCTGCCGCTGCCTGGCTGCGAGATGAAGATGGTGCCGGCGGGCGAGAAAATGGAGCTGCGCGTGCGCGGCGAGGGCATCACGCAGGGCTATCTGAAAAACCCCGATAAGACGGCAGAGGCTTTCGACGAGGAAGGCTTCTACAAGCTCGGCGATGCGGTCCGGTTCAAGGACCCGGGCAAACCCGAAGAAGGCCTCGCCTTTGACGGGCGGCTGGCTGAGGAATTCAAGCTCGCGAATGGCACATGGGTGTCTGCGGGCACGGTGCGGGTAAAGGTTGTCGAGGCGGTCGACGGGGCACTGTCGGATGTCGTGGTTTGCGGCCTCAACAAGGATGAGATTGCGCTGCTCGGCTTCCTCAATGAGGCCTGGTGCAGGCGCAAGACAGGCCGCAATGTCGGGCTCGATGAGCTGGCAGGCGACGATGAGGTGCGAGCCTCGGTCATGGACGGGCTGAAGACCTATAACCGGTCCAATCCGAACGCCGCCAAACGCGTCGCACGTATCCTGTTGCAGAAAGACCAGCCAAAGGCCGACGCCGGAGAGATTACCGAGAAGGGCTATATCAATCAGGGCCGGGTCCAGACGCTGAGAGACGCAGACGTCCAGCGGCTTTTCACGGCGCCCTATGATGACGAGATCATCGAGATCAGCTAG
- a CDS encoding ion transporter, whose amino-acid sequence MSDRTGLNRQLFWLYEGTGRTSFWFRWALLTFDIATIAYFLWAPFGTREHGHYTIDYVIGGIILADLLARFYITRHKHRFFLKWINWADMVVVLTMFAPLLVSNFAFLRILRAVRAIRAFTFIRRVKILTPFFQRHERIIDKVTNLVVFVFVMSAITYATQVGRNEDINTYTDAVYFTVTVLTTTGFGDILMTDEFGRWLAVVTMVLGLSLFFQLLRAIVEPDGKVDCECDTCGLMRHDRDAVHCKHCGASMKIKTEGNP is encoded by the coding sequence ATGAGTGATCGCACCGGCCTGAACCGGCAACTTTTCTGGCTTTATGAAGGGACCGGCAGGACCTCATTCTGGTTTCGTTGGGCGCTTCTAACCTTTGATATAGCCACCATCGCCTATTTCCTGTGGGCGCCATTCGGCACACGCGAGCATGGTCACTATACGATCGACTATGTGATCGGCGGTATCATCCTGGCGGACCTTCTGGCCCGGTTCTACATCACCCGGCACAAGCACCGGTTTTTCCTGAAATGGATCAACTGGGCAGACATGGTGGTGGTGCTGACCATGTTCGCGCCGCTACTGGTCTCCAATTTTGCATTCCTGCGCATTCTGAGGGCGGTGAGGGCGATACGGGCCTTTACCTTCATCCGGCGCGTCAAGATTCTGACGCCGTTCTTCCAGCGCCACGAACGCATCATCGACAAGGTAACAAATCTCGTTGTGTTCGTTTTCGTCATGTCCGCGATCACCTATGCGACGCAGGTTGGCCGCAACGAGGATATCAACACCTATACAGACGCGGTGTATTTCACGGTCACGGTGCTCACCACGACAGGGTTCGGCGACATCCTGATGACCGATGAGTTTGGCCGGTGGCTGGCTGTGGTGACCATGGTCCTCGGCCTGTCGCTGTTTTTCCAGCTGCTGCGCGCAATCGTGGAGCCTGACGGGAAGGTCGACTGCGAGTGCGACACATGCGGGCTGATGCGACATGACCGGGACGCCGTTCACTGTAAACATTGCGGCGCATCAATGAAGATCAAGACAGAAGGCAATCCATGA
- a CDS encoding Crp/Fnr family transcriptional regulator, whose product MFDFGLPAFFEILAEPQRETLRSLAYERTYRDGQHLHEPGDPADTMGWIESGALLFGKYLEDEGFHSLVRLGPGHHYGEFGALPYKSNTLIPRRLAAVADGQTVVNEIDAEKLTSLFKEDTEYLRAFHIVTSARLALLIELYDDARRLSARQRIINFLGIIDRMQMDGKSIECTQADISRLLGLSKVTVNQTLRMLTERGVISAGYGTLRFEDSDRLHALTDRV is encoded by the coding sequence ATGTTTGACTTCGGCCTGCCGGCATTTTTCGAGATCCTTGCAGAGCCCCAGCGCGAAACGCTCAGGTCACTTGCATACGAGCGCACCTATCGCGATGGCCAACACCTTCATGAACCGGGCGATCCCGCCGATACGATGGGCTGGATTGAAAGCGGCGCCCTCCTCTTCGGTAAGTATCTGGAGGATGAGGGCTTTCATTCGCTCGTGCGGTTGGGACCAGGCCATCATTATGGCGAGTTTGGTGCCCTGCCTTACAAATCCAACACGTTGATCCCGCGCAGGCTCGCTGCGGTGGCCGATGGTCAGACCGTCGTCAACGAAATCGACGCCGAAAAGCTCACTTCCCTCTTCAAGGAAGACACCGAGTATCTGAGAGCCTTCCATATCGTGACGTCAGCGCGGCTCGCCCTGCTGATCGAGCTTTATGACGATGCGCGGCGTCTCAGTGCGCGCCAGCGGATCATCAATTTTCTCGGCATCATCGACCGTATGCAGATGGACGGGAAGTCCATCGAATGCACGCAGGCAGATATTTCCAGGCTGCTCGGTCTTTCAAAGGTGACAGTGAACCAGACGCTTCGCATGTTGACGGAGCGCGGCGTCATCTCCGCTGGCTATGGCACGCTCCGTTTCGAAGATTCCGATCGCCTCCACGCCCTTACCGACCGGGTCTGA
- a CDS encoding S41 family peptidase, with translation MRSIAPSPLLRVLLASAALGLVSACGGGGGGGGGNTAIPAPSPPPPPPPPPPPSGAAPAYEAGVYPAASQFKNQCANPRSGVDIEGNPFPDEAGSLREELFWLRSWTDETYLWRAEVPDLDPYNYNDRVAYFDLLKTSETLPSGTPKDDFHFSEPTEEYLESRTSVPQAGYGANFRAISSTPPRDFRVIYTEPGSPAAAVTNGQINFQRGSRILEIDGVDFVNANTQSAVDTLNAGLFPSAVGESHTFRLRDPDGTERTVTVSAGNVVRQPVNETSILNTSTGQVGYIHFTTFSPFSSEEQIVGAFQQMSNANVSDLILDLRYNGGGLLAVASELSFMVAGQAQTQNRTFEQLRFNDRAGNINPVTGEPNNPIPFYSTAQGFSLPSGQSLPALNLNRVYILSTERTCSASEAVINGLRGIDVEVVLIGDITCGKPFGFYPTDNCGRTYYTIQFQGVNEKNFGDYADGFVPQNANFPFGARAPGCQVADQLVAPLGTESDPLIGAALQYRNDGTCPAPTSSSSASRVQPFRSSETAQPSGLAIFPDRQDVMDVNRDLSMPGEYRGRTD, from the coding sequence ATGCGCTCGATTGCCCCCTCCCCCCTTCTTCGTGTTCTGCTCGCCTCTGCCGCGCTTGGACTGGTGTCGGCATGTGGCGGTGGAGGCGGCGGCGGCGGTGGAAACACAGCCATTCCTGCCCCTTCACCCCCGCCGCCGCCTCCGCCGCCCCCGCCACCTTCGGGGGCCGCGCCTGCATACGAGGCGGGCGTCTACCCAGCTGCAAGCCAGTTCAAGAACCAGTGCGCCAATCCACGGTCTGGCGTGGACATCGAAGGCAATCCTTTTCCAGACGAGGCTGGCTCATTGCGCGAAGAGCTCTTCTGGCTGCGCTCCTGGACGGACGAAACCTATCTCTGGCGCGCAGAAGTGCCGGATCTCGATCCCTACAACTACAATGATCGCGTCGCCTATTTCGACCTGCTGAAAACCAGTGAAACTCTCCCCTCCGGCACACCCAAGGATGATTTCCACTTCAGTGAACCGACCGAAGAATATCTTGAGTCCCGGACGTCTGTGCCTCAGGCGGGATACGGTGCCAATTTCAGAGCGATTTCCAGCACGCCGCCGCGCGATTTTCGCGTTATCTACACAGAGCCCGGATCGCCAGCCGCTGCGGTCACGAATGGCCAGATCAACTTTCAGAGGGGGTCGCGCATCCTTGAAATCGACGGGGTCGATTTCGTTAATGCCAATACCCAGTCTGCCGTCGACACGCTGAATGCCGGGCTGTTCCCCAGCGCTGTCGGCGAAAGTCATACATTCCGGCTTCGGGATCCGGACGGGACAGAGCGCACCGTCACCGTGTCGGCCGGCAATGTGGTGCGCCAGCCAGTGAACGAAACGTCCATCCTGAACACATCAACCGGCCAGGTCGGCTATATTCACTTCACGACGTTCAGCCCCTTCTCATCTGAGGAACAGATTGTTGGTGCCTTCCAGCAAATGAGCAACGCGAATGTCAGCGATCTCATCCTTGACCTTCGCTACAATGGCGGCGGACTTCTGGCTGTGGCCAGCGAACTGTCCTTCATGGTTGCAGGCCAGGCCCAGACGCAGAACCGGACGTTTGAACAGCTGCGCTTCAATGACCGGGCTGGCAATATCAATCCCGTAACCGGCGAACCAAATAACCCGATCCCGTTCTATTCGACGGCGCAGGGTTTCTCTCTGCCATCCGGGCAAAGCCTGCCGGCGCTGAATCTCAACCGCGTCTATATCCTCTCCACAGAGCGCACCTGCAGCGCCAGTGAAGCGGTCATCAATGGCCTGCGCGGGATTGACGTCGAGGTCGTTCTGATCGGCGACATCACCTGCGGCAAGCCGTTTGGCTTCTATCCGACGGACAATTGCGGACGGACCTATTACACGATCCAGTTTCAGGGCGTGAACGAGAAGAATTTCGGCGATTACGCCGACGGCTTCGTGCCGCAGAACGCTAATTTCCCGTTTGGGGCCCGCGCACCGGGGTGCCAGGTTGCCGACCAGCTGGTCGCACCGCTCGGGACCGAAAGCGACCCGCTCATTGGTGCCGCGCTGCAATACCGCAATGATGGAACTTGCCCCGCCCCGACAAGCTCCAGCAGCGCCTCGCGCGTTCAGCCTTTCCGGTCTTCTGAAACCGCGCAGCCATCAGGCCTCGCAATTTTCCCGGACCGGCAGGACGTCATGGATGTGAACCGCGACCTCTCCATGCCCGGCGAGTATCGCGGCCGCACCGACTAG
- a CDS encoding M20/M25/M40 family metallo-hydrolase, with amino-acid sequence MAFRPSLLLSAALITAVPAAFAQERSEFEQQAREIYRNVVEVRSARGHENVPEIVDYVVGELKAAGFTDEDIEVTDYDNDGEATQGLVVWYRSPDPQDKPIALLAHMDVVDALAEDWVRAPYKLIEEEGYFFGRGTADNKYGVTSLLATFIRLKEEGFEPTRDLVMVLSGDEETGMVSTRAQANWVAEEVDPAFVLNADAGGLGLDDNGEPLDYGIQGAEKTYATFELTVTNPGGHSSAPRADNAIYELADALKKIEAYKFPVRYNDLTLASIEAAGRKRLDRLGNAQRAFAADPTDEDAIEILRANPATVGQIGTTCIATMLRAGHAENALPQSATATVNCRIFPGVGIEATEATLKDVVGNEDVQFELISDLVESPESGMREDVLAAVETALEARGVTDVDIIPHMSAGGTDGMHYRNLGYDTYGVGGAAAKQNDTFAHGLNERLLVSSFYDGLDHFYVILKDLAGPES; translated from the coding sequence ATGGCCTTCAGACCTTCATTGCTGCTGTCAGCAGCGCTGATCACTGCTGTACCTGCTGCGTTCGCGCAGGAGCGTTCAGAGTTCGAGCAGCAGGCGCGGGAAATCTATCGCAATGTCGTCGAAGTGCGCTCGGCGCGCGGGCATGAGAATGTGCCAGAGATTGTCGATTATGTGGTGGGTGAGCTGAAAGCGGCAGGCTTCACGGACGAGGACATTGAAGTCACCGACTACGACAATGATGGCGAGGCGACGCAGGGGCTGGTCGTCTGGTACCGCTCGCCTGATCCGCAGGATAAGCCGATTGCGCTTCTGGCGCACATGGATGTCGTTGATGCGCTGGCTGAAGACTGGGTCCGCGCGCCGTACAAGCTGATCGAGGAAGAAGGCTATTTCTTTGGCCGCGGCACAGCCGACAACAAGTATGGCGTGACCAGCCTCCTCGCGACATTCATCCGCCTCAAGGAAGAAGGCTTCGAGCCGACGCGTGACCTCGTCATGGTGCTGTCCGGCGATGAAGAAACCGGCATGGTGTCCACGCGGGCGCAGGCCAACTGGGTGGCAGAAGAAGTCGACCCGGCTTTCGTCCTCAACGCTGATGCAGGCGGGCTGGGGCTAGATGACAATGGTGAGCCGCTCGACTATGGCATTCAGGGCGCAGAGAAGACCTATGCGACCTTTGAGCTGACCGTGACCAATCCGGGCGGTCATTCGTCTGCGCCGCGCGCTGACAATGCGATCTATGAGCTGGCCGATGCGCTGAAGAAGATCGAGGCGTACAAATTTCCGGTCCGGTACAATGACCTGACGCTCGCCTCAATTGAGGCTGCGGGCCGCAAGCGGCTTGATCGTCTCGGCAATGCCCAGCGTGCTTTCGCTGCCGACCCAACTGACGAAGACGCGATCGAAATCCTGCGCGCCAATCCGGCGACGGTCGGCCAGATTGGCACGACCTGTATCGCCACCATGCTGCGCGCCGGCCATGCAGAGAACGCCCTGCCGCAATCGGCAACGGCAACGGTGAACTGCCGCATCTTCCCGGGCGTCGGCATCGAGGCGACCGAAGCCACGCTCAAGGACGTGGTTGGCAATGAAGACGTGCAGTTCGAACTGATCTCCGACCTCGTCGAAAGCCCGGAGTCCGGGATGCGCGAGGATGTGCTGGCAGCGGTTGAGACAGCGCTGGAAGCGCGCGGCGTCACCGATGTCGACATCATCCCGCACATGTCGGCAGGCGGCACGGACGGGATGCATTACCGCAATCTTGGCTATGACACGTATGGCGTGGGCGGGGCGGCAGCCAAGCAGAATGACACGTTCGCGCATGGCCTGAACGAGCGTCTTCTCGTCTCCAGCTTCTATGATGGCCTCGACCATTTTTACGTCATTCTGAAGGATCTCGCCGGGCCGGAAAGCTGA
- a CDS encoding DUF6090 family protein, with protein MILRRLATSIRKQDWFTVVIETLIVVLGVFLGIQLGNWNEDQASHERAAVFSERLTVDLRYEAWAYEYLLAYNKDVRRSARAALDSLTGAAPLPDDQLLVNVYRATQYKYNDRGRATYDELISTGDIGLIEDETLRTTAISLFTTDLLDVIAQEGRTAPVRTIFRRRVPAGVQAEVLRQCGDRFVTSGDYDAIVGSLAYPCSLDLPQDEIARAAGLLRADPDLIEALQIRFADVETAITDLETVNAPMVAKLRSIAGRGT; from the coding sequence ATGATCCTACGCCGCCTCGCCACCTCCATCCGCAAGCAGGACTGGTTCACCGTTGTCATCGAGACGCTGATTGTCGTCCTTGGTGTGTTTCTCGGTATCCAGCTTGGCAACTGGAATGAGGACCAGGCGAGTCATGAGCGCGCGGCAGTGTTCAGTGAGCGGCTGACCGTCGACCTTCGCTATGAGGCCTGGGCCTATGAGTATCTGCTGGCGTACAACAAGGATGTCCGGCGCAGTGCACGAGCCGCGCTCGATTCGCTGACTGGCGCGGCGCCGCTGCCGGACGATCAGTTGCTGGTAAATGTCTACCGGGCGACGCAGTACAAGTATAATGACCGTGGCCGGGCGACCTATGATGAGCTGATCTCGACGGGGGATATCGGCTTGATCGAGGATGAGACGCTGCGCACGACAGCTATCAGCCTGTTCACCACAGACCTGCTCGATGTCATTGCTCAAGAGGGGCGGACCGCACCGGTGAGGACGATTTTTCGCCGCCGGGTGCCAGCGGGCGTACAGGCGGAAGTGCTGCGACAGTGCGGCGACCGCTTCGTCACCAGCGGCGACTATGACGCGATTGTCGGCTCGCTCGCCTATCCGTGTTCGCTGGATCTGCCGCAGGACGAGATCGCGCGCGCCGCCGGCCTGCTGCGCGCTGACCCGGATCTCATCGAGGCGCTGCAGATCCGCTTCGCAGATGTAGAAACGGCGATCACCGATCTCGAAACGGTGAACGCGCCGATGGTGGCCAAGCTCCGCAGTATTGCCGGTCGGGGAACATAA
- a CDS encoding sulfotransferase family protein, which produces MKIIGTGLGRTGTMSLKLALEQLGFGPCYHMEAVFNDLEKRVPQWNDALAGQPDWEKTFEGFDSGVDWPIAGFYRELYAAYPDAKFILSTRSPDSWAASFRATIAKLLEERGMAAEPMKPWLEMAYGVIARSGFPDGLSDAERMARFTAHNEAVKQTIPAGQLLVFEVKQGWDPLCRFLGIDVPQGPFPRTNDRAEFWDLVSGGQ; this is translated from the coding sequence ATGAAAATCATTGGCACTGGCCTCGGCCGGACTGGGACGATGTCGCTGAAGCTGGCGCTTGAGCAGCTTGGCTTTGGGCCATGCTACCACATGGAAGCGGTGTTCAACGACCTGGAGAAACGGGTGCCGCAGTGGAATGACGCGCTGGCAGGACAGCCTGACTGGGAGAAAACATTCGAAGGGTTCGATAGCGGCGTAGACTGGCCGATCGCCGGGTTTTACAGGGAGTTGTACGCCGCCTATCCCGACGCGAAATTTATCCTCTCGACCCGCAGCCCGGATAGCTGGGCGGCAAGTTTCAGGGCGACGATCGCAAAACTTCTTGAAGAGCGCGGCATGGCGGCGGAGCCGATGAAGCCATGGCTGGAAATGGCCTATGGTGTGATCGCCCGAAGCGGTTTCCCCGACGGCCTGTCAGACGCGGAACGCATGGCCCGGTTCACGGCGCATAATGAGGCCGTCAAACAGACGATCCCGGCCGGCCAGTTACTTGTCTTCGAGGTGAAGCAGGGGTGGGACCCGCTCTGCCGCTTTCTTGGCATCGATGTGCCGCAAGGCCCATTCCCGAGGACAAATGACCGGGCCGAGTTCTGGGATCTCGTCTCCGGCGGACAATAA